The following coding sequences are from one Triticum dicoccoides isolate Atlit2015 ecotype Zavitan chromosome 4A, WEW_v2.0, whole genome shotgun sequence window:
- the LOC119289474 gene encoding receptor-like protein EIX1, translated as MGTIQLSCIQIAIGLLFLTQAKSTKEETSAHRNYTITSCISDERSALVTFRAGLSDTANRLSSWKGGDCCQWKGVHCSNITGRVIRLDLHGPDCHNSIVQVLGGNISSLLLGLQHLQYLDLSCNRFELQIPEFLGSLYNLKYIDLSNSYFVGRVPPQLGNLSNLRYFSLDSTLGDTYSRDITWLSRLTSLQHLDMTFVNLSTIAHWLPVVNMLPFLKILRLGYCDLTSSPDSLQFSNLTSLEILDLPANDFLKRSTPNWFWGLTRLKYLDISASGLHGPFPDEIGNMTSMVRLDLSSNDLVGMVPTSMKNLCNLEELFLFENNINGCIAEFFQRLPSCSWNKLQTLDLPFTNLTGSLPTTPVPLSNLTILDLSCNKLTGPLPLWIGELTKLKSLYLGSNNLDGVIHEGHLSRLDMLDVLTLSDNSIAIVVSPAWVPAFNLTTLELRSCQLGAKFPMWLRWQRQLYSLDISNTSISDMLPDWFWVSTSSVFYINIRDNKIRGVLPSTMEFMRGIAMDFSSNQITGPIPKLPTNLSNLDISRNNLVGPLPLDFGASGLQTLVLFDNCISGNIPYSLFKLQSLSLLDISGNNLTGSVPDCLDNESTTNTTSLSIRNLSLRNNHLSGEFPSFLQSCNLLIFLDLSNNHFFGTLPTWIGQKLTSLAFLRLRSNMFYGHIPVELMKISNLQYLDLAYNNITGSIPTSIVNFKGMILMGDDDAGYEEAFGHGLAIGDNELVDYSESTHKGSREIIYRRNHIYGESSFILK; from the coding sequence ATGGGCACAATTCAACTCTCCTGCATCCAGATAGCCATAGGCTTGCTCTTCCTCACTCAAGCCAAGAGCACCAAAGAGGAGACATCTGCCCATCGAAACTATACCATCACCAGCTGTATTTCGGACGAGAGGTCTGCCCTTGTCACCTTCAGGGCAGGCCTCTCAGACACTGCAAACCGTCTTTCATCATGGAAGGGCGGTGACTGCTGCCAATGGAAGGGCGTCCACTGCAGCAACATTACCGGCCGTGTCATCAGGCTCGATCTCCATGGACCAGATTGCCACAACAGCATTGTGCAGGTGCTTGGAGGTAACATAAGCTCCTTGCTGCTTGGTTTACAACACCTACAGTATCTCGACCTCAGCTGCAACAGGTTCGAGTTGCAGATACCAGAGTTCTTAGGCTCCCTCTACAACTTGAAATATATAGACCTATCAAATTCATACTTCGTTGGAAGGGTACCCCCACAGCTTGGTAATCTCTCCAACCTGCGTTACTTCAGTCTTGATTCCACTCTTGGTGACACATACTCCAGGGATATCACGTGGTTGTCCCGGTTAACTTCCCTTCAACACCTAGACATGACATTTGTAAACCTTAGTACAATTGCTCATTGGCTTCCGGTTGTGAACATGCTTCCATTTCTAAAAATTCTCCGTCTTGGATATTGCGATCTTACAAGCAGCCCTGATTCTCTTCAGTTTTCAAATCTGACATCTCTTGAAATACTTGACCTTCCGGCCAATGACTTCCTCAAACGTAGCACGCCAAACTGGTTTTGGGGTTTAACTAGACTTAAGTATCTAGATATATCAGCGAGTGGTCTCCATGGGCCGTTTCCCGACGAGATAGGtaatatgacctccatggttagacTTGATTTATCAAGCAATGACCTGGTGGGCATGGTACCAACTAGCATGAAGAATCTTTGTAACTTGGAAGAGTTGTTTCTGTTTGAAAACAACATCAATGGGTGCATAGCAGAATTCTTCCAACGCTTACCTAGTTGTTCATGGAATAAGTTACAAACATTGGATCTACCTTTTACCAATCTGACTGGAAGTCTGCCAACTACGCCAGTACCCTTAAGCAACCTGACAATCCTTGATCTAAGCTGTAACAAGCTCACAGGCCCCCTGCCGTTGTGGATAGGAGAGCTCACAAAGCTAAAATCATTGTACCTTGGCTCCAACAACCTGGATGGGGTCATACATGAAGGTCATTTATCGCGTCTAGATATGCTAGACGTGTTGACATTGTCTGACAACTCCATAGCCATCGTAGTCAGCCCAGCTTGGGTTCCTGCCTTCAATCTAACAACACTTGAACTTCGATCCTGCCAGCTAGGGGCCAAGTTTCCAATGTGGCTTAGATGGCAAAGACAACTATATAGTCTCGATATATCAAACACAAGTATATCTGACATGTTGCCAGATTGGTTTTGGGTTTCAACTTCCTCAGTATTTTATATCAATATCCGAGATAATAAGATCAGAGGAGTCCTCCCATCAACAATGGAATTTATGAGAGGAATAGCAATGGATTTTAGTTCTAATCAGATCACTGGTCCAATTCCTAagcttcctacaaatctatccaacCTAGATATCAGTAGGAACAATTTAGTAGGACCATTGCCATTAGACTTTGGAGCGTCGGGACTTCAAACACTTGTTCTGTTTGACAATTGTATCTCAGGAAACATACCATATTCTCTGTTCAAATTGCAATCACTCAGTCTGTTAGACATATCAGGAAACAATCTAACTGGGTCAGTTCCAGATTGCCTAGACAATGAATCCACAACAAACACAACTAGTCTGAGTATTCGTAACCTAAGCTTGAGAAACAACCACCTCTCTGGTGAATTTCCTTCATTTCTCCAAAGCTGCAACCTACTCATCTTTCTTGATCTTTCAAATAATCATTTCTTTGGGACTTTGCCAACATGGATTGGGCAGAAATTGACGTCGTTGGCATTCTTACGTCTGCGATCAAATATGTTTTATGGCCACATTCCAGTGGAGCTTATGAAGATCAGTAATCTTCAGTATTTGGACCTTGCCTACAACAATATAACTGGGAGCATACCAACATCCATTGTTAACTTCAAAGGGATGATACTAATGGGAGATGACGATGCTGGATATGAAGAAGCATTTGGCCATGGTTTGGCAATCGGTGATAATGAATTGGTGGACTACAGTGAGAGTACTCACAAAGGGTCGAGAGAGATTATATACAGGAGAAATCATATTTATGGTGAATCTTCATTTATCCTCAAATAA